The Quercus lobata isolate SW786 chromosome 4, ValleyOak3.0 Primary Assembly, whole genome shotgun sequence genome segment TTTGTAGCATTAGAGATGTTTCCATGGAGAATCTTGACCATTCCTGATAATATGCTAACAACTAATTAAATGGtaacatcttttcttttttcttttttggttgtgaaAGAAAATTCCACAGGTCTCTAATGCccacatgtttttattttggttgtgaATGCAACTTCCACTGGTCTTTAATGCTacacgtgtttttttttttttttggttaaaaacaaTTTAGACCCTCAACATTTTGATGAGTTGTTAGTTTGGTTCCTaaggttttaattttatcaatccAATCCTTCCGTTTAACCACTAGCCTCTGTTAATTAGTAAATAACATGATACTActatttttgtataattttttttaaacaacgggtctaataaattttaataacagTTGATATACATGTATTTTAGTATATGGACGTGATGATGTTCTGCGAGTCATCACATAACAtaaggaacttttttttttttaaagaatctcACACCATAAGTTAGAATATCTAAATGAAGCACATATAGATAGTTTAAATGAGATCGTACCTTATATAATAACAAAGAGTGGAATGAGCTTACAATAAGAAAGGTTGATTTAAAACCTTCATGGAAGGAGATTATTTAGTATGGAATCAATTTTACCATTtggtaaaaatatcaaaataccCACTATTTGAGAAGTGGTCCAATACATGGGAATGACCATATATAACTAGCTAATTTGTAAAATACTTGGAGAGTTGGAGGAAATGTTTATCTATTAATGCATATCAAAAGCATACAAACATTTGATgaacaaaaatagttttgtaCATAAACAATACtaatatccacacaaaaaataataataataataataataataataataataacacccTACTAAAGTAGCcattagtaattaattaatattagcAAAGATATAACAAAATAAGAGTTCATGGTAAAGCACATCTTAGAGAAGGCCAAATATGTTCTATTCTAGCCTCAAAACCTTCAAAAGTAGCAATTCAGGAATTCAAGGCAGCTTCAAATGACTGGTACCCTAATTGCATTTGCTGCCAACAATGAAACCAAGATAATTCAGAGCAGGAAGTTGAATCACTTTGATCTCGATTTCAATATCAATCTTTTGTAAAGACAACTCcgcaattcttctttttttcctttaagcttTTACAGATTCTTCTTCAGTTCTGGCTGTTGCATCTGAAATTAAGCTTTCTGTCCCAGATAGTGTACCTATGATGAAGCAAGATAATTACGTCTCTAAATTATTGAGCTGAGATAAATCATTTCAATgtataagaattaaaaagataTTCATCACTTGGTGTTAGGAGATTCATTACCATATCATTACTACTACTGTGTGACAAAAAATTTACCTGAAGTAGATGTATTTCTTGGCGTTTTCTAGTTCCAAGGAACTTTTCTTTAATCGAATGTAGTTCATTTACAACGTCACTCATGTTCATCCTTTCTCTTGCAAACTCCCTAGAACAAGAAACTCCAAttccaaatatcaaaataaagcattcttgaattttgggacttctaatttgattttgattgtgaGAATCATTCATCCATGTCATCTCATCTTCTCTTTCCCAAAGAAGATTAGGATCTAAAATGTCAATCACTTGGTCAGGCAAAGTTGTTTTAACAAAATCATGAAGGTTCAAGCCATCTTTGAACATGTCTAACAATAGTATGCCATAACTATAGACATCGCCAAGGATAGACATTTCATTTCCCATGCCATACTCTGTAATTGcacataatatttattgttatatggTTATTTCTAATTTTGTACAAATAAGAAGGGAAATATAATTAATCTTACAAACTTTAAGATGATCTTTTGGTGGCATGCAAtaggaaaataattattatgaGAAGTGGAAAAATTGTTTAGGATGCGCTCTACTTTGTACAATATTTGAACCGTTCATGCTTGAGACTACATTAAgaaatattaagaaacaatgaaaGTATTCACCTGGCGGAGCATAACCCATTATTCCTCTGAATACGATGGAGCTTGATTGATTAGTGAAACAATCATGGGTGTCCTCAAAAAGGAACCTTGCCAAACCAAAGTCACTAATATGTCCGATCATTTCATCATCAAGAAGAACATTGCTAGATTTGAGGTCCCAATGAATGATTGGTGTATGACAATGATGATGTAGATAATCCAAAGCATTGGCAACATCAATGACAATATTTAGTCTTTGAAGAAGATTCAAATTCTTTGGTTTCTCGGGAACATTATTTGTTCTTGTAGCTGGATGCAACCACTCATCAAGGCTTCCATTAGACATGAACTCATATACTAAAGCTTTAAATTCATGACCTTGAAAGTCAACACTTGAACAAGCCGAGACTATCTTTACAAGATTCCGATGTCTAACACTTCTCAAAGCCCCACATTCAGTAATGAAACTCTTGGAAGCTCCATGAAGCAAAAGATTTAGCACCTTAACTGCAACCGTATATCTACCTTGATCAAGAATTCCTCTATACACAGATCCAAAGCCACCCACACCAATTAAATTGGTGGAGGAGAACCCATCAGTAGCTTTTAAGAGACTTTGATAAGATACATTCAAGAGAAACTTTCTTGAATTACTTGAAGtgctttctttttgttttttacttaaagaactgttagtttttagaccccttaaacaattgattaaacctagataattagccaagttgttacttagtccaattaaacaagtctaggttatcacaatcaaacaatcatatcatgcatagcagcggaaaataaataagacaatgatatgatcacccaggaaaaccaaaccggtaaaaaacctggggaggatttaacctagctatcctcaaggtaaaaagcaaatccactagaaagaatcgaagttcatacaaaaggacttacaagcacccccgctcgacttcctaatgctaccaaccagtagaacttactgacacgaccacgtgcaagttccgaatccacggactccttctttctttggcctttgcaaaacacaaacacccccgtttgtgactttgagatcccactcaaaggtttagcaacacaaactctcctatttgtgactccaagaccacccttgaaagtttagatcatcaacacctttgatgacaagagaaggcaacaacttctacaataccggatcttgagattctttaaGGAATAGCACTGGTAGAaaacataagagagctttttaggaacaaaactctaaatacaaaagaggcacactcttttctctctgaaaagccacacaaaaacgtgcttagggtttcttttatatactgggagaagtagattagaaaccctaatcctaaatgggcttggaCTGCTGTTtaggcttaattaaaattctgcagatacgactttcgatcaatcgagcttgtctttcgatcgatcgagccaaacAGATTAAGAAATCTTCTTCCTataacttgtatgttcttgaatcttgacttgaatctgtaaggttgaatttattcaaccatctaattggctttattccgtgccaaatttgcttgtatttcagcatttagtaaccctgtatttaggtgggcttgttgtaagggtagtgagtgagatatagtgaagtttgctcaagagtgtgcaagaaaacagagactcgcggctgcaagccgccagacgcaacacacgtgccaagcatgctggaaggtgaacagtcatgctagctggagcactacaggacaaaacaggacaactggccatacggttatctcgtgactggatctcgcgacttggtcaagtcgcgaggtcaagccgcgagccacccttgttttgtaaatcctgacgtttcacattcctctcccactctagtataaataccccttttacccacaaatgtaagagggcttccagagagaattttgagagagaaaccctaaagaaaaacaagattgattcacccacaatctatacattagagtctcctcaaattcctcaactttcttcctctccattgtcaaatccttgagaggcattttaccaaaccttgttctcaccatattcatcactgtgagagagctgtttggatttctgggaagcagttaggaaggaaccaatcttcattggttgatgctacggtctagtagcggaatccgggaagctagaaaagaaaaaggttcggcacaacctcgttggagcaagaagcttggagggcttaggtgcacttagtagattaggcttggagggtctattgctgtccatgtatcccaactatattttctagtggattgtttaccgcttggagggcggcgaagaggttttacaccgagggtttcggtttcctcttcgataacacattgcgtgttgtctttgtgtttgcatcttccttccctcttatctttgccttttattaactgctgtggattgtgtttttaatttggcttagatagtttttccaattccatattatagcttatgttaagtttccgcacactagttgtttgacataatgcttgaattggttaagttgtaatttgggggtctaaatgttcaagggtgtttatacacatatttgaactttcagaatcacattgagcattgtctaataaaacctataaactctaagatctatatctaaacaagtttgtgttcacgatttgccaattgttctaaacatttagaacctaacaagaaTAAATAACTAGCAAGGACAGCAtcaaaattatcccaaaaacCCCAGAAAGTATATAGATTATTAACTTCAAGGTAAAGGTCAACTTCCTCTtgttcaatttttcatttttgcattTAGGAAGCTGAAACTCAGATATTCCTCCACAAAGCTGAACATTTCCCTCAAGAAAAGTTGCACTTGTATTCTTGAAAAATCCTTTTGTTGGCCCATCTCCCTCAAAATGATTGTAAGATAGATTTAGAAATTGCAAGTAGACAAAAACCTACAAAAATTTAGGAATTTGGCCAATCAAATTATTGTTTGACAGATCTAGATATTGAAGATCTCTTAATGATACAAAAGATGGAGGAATGATCCCTTGGAAGTGGTTTCTTCCCATGTATAGATATTCCAACTTTATGCAGCTTCCCAAACTAGCTGGAATTTTGCCAAACAACATGTTTttgaaatatccaaaatttctaGATTCTCAAAATTGCCTACTTCCATGGGAAGAACACCAGTAAACTGGTTggcaaaaagaaataaaaaaaattgttgagagACCAATGATTTGTGTGTATATCGAACCACTAAGATTGTTATTAGCAAGAttcaaattaaacaaatttcGGCATTTGCTTAGACTTAGAGGGATGTTGTCTTGAAGATCATTCTCATATAAATACAAGTTTGTCAAGACCGTTAAATTTCCAATAGAGGATGGCATGTTCCCATAgaaattatttgtatttaatgcCAAAATTTGTAACTTCTGAAGATTTCCAATTTCATAGGGAATATTACCTGATAATTTGTTCTGCCATATATCAAGCCTCAACAAGTTGATCAAATTTCCTACTTCAACAGGAATCTTTccagatattttattattatctagaGCCAAATGGGTAAGATTAGATGAGAAATTGCCAATACACTTTGGTAACTCTCCCCCAAAGTTATTGGTACTTATTTGCAATGTAATAAGATAGGTGGCATTTGTCAAAGAACATAGAAAACCCAAGTCATTTTCCCCTTCATTTCCAAGAAGGTTGCCGGAAATGCgaaaacatgtcattttatttagCTCCTCCAAAGAAGGAATTTTTCCATTTAGTTTATTTCTGTTCAATTGAAGTGTATCAAGATTTGTGGCATTGGAAATTGAATATGGTATACAACCAATAAATTGGTTTCCactaatggaaaaaaattcaatatttggTAAAGTGATACCTATGTCTAATGGAAGATGcccttggatttttttttttttttttttttttttttgagaatcaagatCGTGTGATATTATTAAGATACTAAAGGTCCGAAACTACAAACTGATATACGTCTGGTGGAACATGCTCCATCCAAactaataaaggaaaagaagatcTTGCTTTCTTAGCCAAAGCATGAGCTACACAGTTTCCCTGCCGCCTAATGTGAGAAAGAAAAGGTTCAAAGCGAACCAACGATAGACATAATGTCTTTTACAAACTGTCCAATTGAAGACTGACCCACATCTCCTGCTTTCAAAACCT includes the following:
- the LOC115984811 gene encoding probable LRR receptor-like serine/threonine-protein kinase At3g47570 gives rise to the protein MTCFRISGNLLGNEGENDLGFLCSLTNATYLITLQISTNNFGGELPKCIGNFSSNLTHLALDNNKISGKIPVEVGNLINLLRLDIWQNKLSATDGFSSTNLIGVGGFGSVYRGILDQGRYTVAVKVLNLLLHGASKSFITECGALRSVRHRNLVKIVSACSSVDFQGHEFKALVYEFMSNGSLDEWLHPATRTNNVPEKPKNLNLLQRLNIVIDVANALDYLHHHCHTPIIHWDLKSSNVLLDDEMIGHISDFGLARFLFEDTHDCFTNQSSSIVFRGIMGYAPPEYGMGNEMSILGDVYSYGILLEFARERMNMSDVVNELHSIKEKFLGTRKRQEIHLLQQMQLGYQSFEAALNS